One window of Cryptococcus neoformans var. grubii H99 chromosome 11, complete sequence genomic DNA carries:
- a CDS encoding translation initiation factor 5 has protein sequence MATVNIRRDVDDKFYRYKMPLLQIKIEGRGNGIKTVVPNMEDIARALNRPPTYPTKFFGFELGAQTSMANDRYIVNGAHTADRLRELLDVFIEKFVLCPSCKNPETEIVITGRSGHEDMHRDCKACGRQNPIDMRHKLSVFIIKNPPKKKEKGGKKGKKSGGMTAEANVGGPMVFDKTEDGSGEDETPPDSSIAGVPTTGTEIDAVLGRADPILGNPDAAEVASKKLAKLDINGGGDEEEEEDADSPYAALGSWLEDNKGADDAAIIAQIKDLGIAGKHKVLVEIGQHLFSDDICDEIAGRTALLQALVTSEKHQKSLLGGIERLIGLSPSLESLIAAGTTSKILMVLYQADIIEEDVVQQWGTHVSKKYVDKDRSKKVRKNAEAFLKWLEEAEDESDSDDE, from the exons ATGGCCACCGTTAATATCCGACGAGATGTGGACGACAAGTTCTAC CGCTACAAGATGCCCCTCCTCCAGATCAAGATTGAAGGTCGAGGCAACGGTATCAAGACTGTTGTGCCCAATATGGAAGACATTGCGCGAGCCCTGAACAGGCCGCCTACCTACCCCACCAAATTCTTTGGTTTTGAACTCGGTGCCCAAACATCCATGGCCAACGACAGGTACATTGTTAACGGTGCTCATACCGCTGATCGTTTGCGAGAGCTCCTTGACGTTTTCATCGAGAAATTCGTTCTTTGTCCCTCTTGCAAAAACCCCGAGACCGAAATCGTCATCACAGGCAGGTCGGGTCACGAGGACATGCATCGTGACTGCAAAGCTTGCGGTCGTCAGAACCCCATTGATATGCGCCACAAGCTTTCTGTCTTTATTATCAAGAACCcacccaagaagaaggagaagggtggcaagaagggcaagaagtCTGGTGGTATGACGGCCGAAGCCAACGTCGGTGGACCAATGGTGTTTGACAAGACAGAGGATGGTAgcggtgaagatgagactCCCCCTGATTCGTCCATTGCCGGTGTCCCTACCACTGGCACCGAAATTGATGCTGTGCTTGGACGTGCCGACCCCATCCTCGGTAACCCTGATGCCGCTGAGGTAGCGTCCAAGAAGCTCGCCAAACTTGACATTAACGGTGGCggcgatgaggaagaggaggaggatgccGATTCACCTTATGCGGCTTTGGGTTCCTGGTTGGAGGACAACAAGGGAGCCGATGACGCCGCTATTATCGCACAGATCAAAGATCTCGGGATTGCTGGCAAGCACAAGGTTTTGGTAGAGATTGGTCAACATCTGTTCTCGGATGACATTTGTGACGAGATCGCTGGTCGAActgcccttcttcaagct CTTGTGACGTCTGAGAAGCATCAAAAGTCTCTCTTGGGCGGTATCGAACGCCTCATCGGTCTATCCCCTTCTCTCGAGTCTCTCATTGCCGCTGGCACCACTTCCAAGATTCTCATGGTATTGTACCAAGCTGATATCatcgaggaggatgttgtTCAGCAGTGGGGTACCCACGTTAGCAAAAAGTACGTGGACAAGGACAGGAGCAAGAAGGTCAGAAAGAATGCCGAAGCCTTCCTCAAG TGGCTTGAGGAGGCTGAGGACGAGTCTGACAGCGATGATGAGTGA